From the genome of Neodiprion pinetum isolate iyNeoPine1 chromosome 3, iyNeoPine1.2, whole genome shotgun sequence, one region includes:
- the LOC124214542 gene encoding uncharacterized protein: protein MFCIGHYTDTPLFFVVCRNSGTAHTSRANVNLQDGHCAISRLFRTEKDLSKMSGESNVDESKLTGLSKYFNSQTNTGRANVAKATYATVALIAAYFYLKPKSKK, encoded by the exons ATGTTTTGTATCGGTCATTACACTGACACTCCGCTATT TTTTGTAGTTTGCCGTAACTCGGGGACAGCGCATACGTCGCGTGCTAATGTCAATTTGCAAGACGGCCATTGCGCAATTTCTCGGCTGTTCCGTACGGAGAAAGACTTATCG aaaatgtCTGGAGAATCGAATGTGGATGAATCGAAATTGACTGGCCTgtcgaaatatttcaacagCCAGACAAATACGGGCCGGGCAAAT gTGGCCAAGGCGACGTACGCAACCGTTGCCCTGATAGCTGCTTACTTTTATCTAAAGccaaaaagcaaaaaataa
- the G9a gene encoding histone-lysine N-methyltransferase EHMT2 isoform X2, producing MSSTKDIEMSKLAATEDADCGKDEEMAGKDVAQDNVSIRKILEGMTNEFNKSLSLNKTLDIENTTSKNNKVDSILKDHERVLTHSKVVDEEPTQVDEVSEECTQSTRIKAPDFVDDPAEKVVQENDHSPEKDVFSKKDSPSKESIPRIILTFRTIDENTDDGKKTKISSCSSNLKLVPDELTNCDQIGGVSVKIETSDENSNPADKSDENEEKLESDLEIIGKIKDEDNQKETVQEETVNPLMDLIENKESDSPEKIDSSIKKVKIPEPSKIMTQPAEPNSPPKKRRVGRPRLRALSDSTEELPGPAGPKRSARRLCKESLKSTVLESAMARKEKSNYTDERKFKNEKKYSRPGRPKKIVKWKDQNKPSERKNCENRTDNSRNVTDLNGTQSDVNTSLDSSRNNTTLSDKSSNDISSEDPQNSSMDLEGMPKLSPITKTVDSSQTNTSHSTSPMTEDDMVINIESDKPFLKPIISRSRRERGRPKGSTSARKIAKVDSFNEETGKNNDYPEEGTVPAKRTRRSMVPSPSPAEGQASKPESTAILNEVYTPSLLCLCQIRSQLYVTITGSGAPLYCTATDSIDNKVVGCCNEVDSNDVAMRRPSARVPFIILCRMHKERLLRHNCCPSCGLFCTQGRFVQCVNGHQYHRECEIYPNKKALCPHCGCDSSLYDVAITMRAMRKPVFIPTRRKFSKLPSAKMSFTGKGDNTKLAGRPPSPLIPPEAIKIQQPNCNADRPERYTIMSLYTSVKNGDLEKLVNVLACGYNANHTFRDYAHRTSLHIAADKGHLSCVHTLVQAGAQLDVMDKNQLTPLMLAAAKGKVDVVKYLIKIGADVTLKGEDGMTVLHMAAKSGHLDVCQIILAECKVPRTLVDSVDDGGWTSLIWACEFCHTDVARFLLEKRCDPLIRDAEQNIALHWSAFSGSSEITELLLNQGCDVNAVNVHGDTPLHIAARQDQYAVSVLLLARGAKIGETNTAGETAVNCCPSEGDTMAALRLNAKVNELTEHMWEATVKILSNDISRGKETNPIQCVNGYDSEDKPTDFLYVTENCFTSSINVDRTITSLQSCRCEDYCSSEKCLCGNISLRCWYDEEGKLIPEFNYADPPMLFECNQACDCNRITCNNRVVQHGLTQRFQLFRTKGKGWGLRTLRFILKGTYVCEYVGEIISDSEADHREDDSYLFDLDNRDGETYCIDARRYGNLARFINHSCAPNLLPVRVFVEHQDLHFPRIAFFANRDIDADEELGFDYGEKFWIIKCKSFTCTCGAEACRYSETTIQFTLDNYRRKIQQEEQLAAQLS from the exons ATGTCCAGTACAAAAGATATCGAAATGAGTAAACTAGCAGCAACTGAGGATGCCGATTGTGGAAAAGATGAAGAAATGGCCGGCAAAGACGTGGCTCAGGACAATGTTAGCATACGAAAAATTCTCGAAGGAATGACGAACGAGTTCAACAAAAGCCTGAGCTTGAACAAAACtcttgatattgaaaatacaaCATCGAAAAATAACAAAGTTGATAGTATCCTTAAGGATCATGAGAGGGTTCTTACACATTCCAAGGTCGTTGATGAAGAACCAACACAAGTTGATGAAGTATCAGAAGAGTGCACCCAGTCTACCAGAATTAAAGCACCAGACTTCGTAGATGATCCTGCTGAAAAAGTAGTGCAAGAAAATGATCACAGCCCTGAAAAGGACGTTTTCTCGAAAAAAGATAGTCCGAGTAAAGAATCTATACCAAGAATAATATTGACATTTAGAACAATAGACGAGAACACGGATGATGGAAAAAAGACTAAAATATCCAGCTGTTCTTCCAATCTCAAGTTGGTTCCTGATGAATTGACAAATTGCGACCAAATCGGTGGTGTTTCGGTAAAGATTGAAACTTctgatgaaaattcaaatcctGCTGATAAGTCGgacgaaaatgaagaaaaacttgaatcAGATCTGGAGATAATAGGCAAAATTAAAGATGAGGATAACCAAAAGGAAACAGTACAAGAAGAGACGGTGAATCCTCTGAtggatttgattgaaaataaggAATCAGATTCTCCAGAGAAGATTGATTCGAGTatcaaaaaagtaaaaattccaGAGCCTAGTAAAATCATGACACAACCGGCAGAACCTAATTCGCCCCCTAAGAAAAGAAGGGTAGGACGTCCTAGGTTAAGAGCATTAAG CGATTCAACGGAAGAGTTGCCGGGGCCTGCAGGACCAAAACGTTCAGCTCGTCGTTTGTGCAAAGAGTCTTTGAAAAGTACTGTACTTGAGAGTGCGATGGCCCGTAAAGAGAAATCGAATTATACCGATGagcgaaaattcaaaaatgagaAGAAGTATAGCAGACCAGGAAGACCCAAAAAGATCGTTAAATGGAAAGATCAGAATAAGCCAtccgaaagaaaaaactgtgAAAATCGAACTGATAATTCTCGGAATGTTACAGACCTGAATGGTACGCAATCTGATGTAAATACCTCTTTGGATTCGTCCAGGAACAACACAACTTTGTCGGACAAAAGTTCTAACGATATTAGTTCAGAAGATCCACAGAATTCATCCATGGATCTTGAAGGAATGCCAAAATTGTCTCCAATTACAAAAACTGTAGATAGTAGTCAGACTAATACTAGTCATTCTACGAGCCCTATGACAGAAGACGATATGGTCATAAACATTGAAAGTGATAAACCTTTTTTAAAACCAATCATCAGTCGTAGTAGACGAGAACGTGGCAGGCCAAAAGGAAGCACCAGTGCTAGAAAAATAGCTAAAGTCGATTCTTTCAATGAAG AAACTGGAAAAAACAACGACTATCCGGAAG aaGGCACAGTTCCAGCAAAAAGAACTCGGCGTAGTATGGTTCCTAGTCCAAGTCCTGCTGAGGGTCAAGCATCAAAACCAGAATCCACGGCAATTTTGAATGAA GTGTATACACCGTCTTTATTGTGCCTGTGCCAGATACGTTCTCAATTATACGTAACAATCACAGGTTCTGGGGCCCCTCTTTATTGTACTGCGACAGATTCGATAGATAATAAAGTTGTGGGTTGCTGCAATGAAGTAGATAGCAACGACGTTGCAATGCGTAGACCTAGCGCCAGAGTGCCTTTCATAATACTATGTCGTATGCATAAGGAGCGATTGCTTAGACACAACTGCTGTCCAAGTTGTGGACTATTTTGCACACAGGGTAGGTTTGTCCAATGTGTAAATGGGCACCAGTATCACAGAGAGTGTGAAATATACCCTAATAAAAAAGCATTGTGTCCTCATTGTGGCTGCGACAGTTCATTGTACGACGTAGCAATTACTATGAGAGCAATGAGGAAACCTGTATTCATACCAACTCGGAGAAAGTTTTCCAAGTTACCATCTGCAAAAATGAGTTTTACGGGAAAAGGAGACAATACCAAACTGGCGGGTAGACCTCCCAGTCCTTTGATCCCGCCGGAAGCTATTAAAATTCAACAACCAAATTGTAATGCTGATAGACCAGAACGTTACACGATTATGAGTTTATATACGTCTGTTAAAAATGGAGATTTAGAGAAGTTGGTTAATGTATTAG CCTGTGGTTACAATGCTAATCACACGTTTCGTGATTACGCCCATCGCACAAGCTTGCACATTGCggcggataagggtcatttgtcGTGTGTCCATACCTTGGTACAAGCAGGGGCCCAGTTGGATGTCATGGACAAGAATCAGTTGACCCCGTTGATGCTGGCTGCCGCAAAGGGAAAAGTCGACGTTGTAAAATACTTAATTAAAATAGGAGCTGATGTAACATTGAAAGGTGAAGATGGTATGACGGTGTTGCATATGGCCGCTAAGTCTGGGCATTTGGATGTGTGCCAAATCATTTTAGCTGAATGCAAAGTTCCAAGAACATTAGTGG aCTCAGTGGATGATGGTGGTTGGACGAGTTTGATTTGGGCGTGTGAATTTTGTCATACAGACGTAGCTAGATTTCTACTTGAAAAACGATGTGACCCTTTGATAAGAGATGCTGAGCAGAATATAGCTTTACATTGGAGTGCATTTAGTGGAAGTTCGGAAATTACGGAACTCTTACTAAACCAGGGGTGTGATGTCAACGCTGTAAATGTTCACGGGGATACGCCACT ACATATCGCTGCCAGGCAAGATCAGTATGCTGTAAGCGTTTTACTTTTGGCACGGGGTGCCAAAATTGGAGAAACAAATACAGCTGGAGAAACTGCTGTAAATTGTTGTCCATCAGAAGGCGATACTATGGCAGCGTTGAGATTGAATGCAAAAGTGAACGAGTTAACTGAACACATGTGGGAAGCTACAGTCAAAATATTGTCGAA tgACATCTCACGAGGCAAAGAAACGAACCCCATCCAGTGCGTGAATGGGTATGACTCTGAAGACAAGCCTACCGATTTCTTGTACGTTACAGAAAACTGTTTTACAAGTAGTATAAATGTTGATCGTACAATAACGTCGCTGCAATCTTGCCGTTGCGAAGATTATTGTAGTTCCGAGAAATGCTTATGCGGGAACATAAGTCTGAGGTGTTGGTATGACGAAGAAGGAAAACTCATTCCTGAGTTCAATTATGCTG ATCCTCCCATGTTGTTTGAATGCAACCAGGCTTGCGATTGTAATCGTATAACATGTAACAATCGGGTGGTGCAACATGGCTTAACTCAGAGGTTTCAACTATTTAGGACTAAAGGAAAAGGTTGGGGTCTCAGAACGTTGCGATTCATTCTAAAAGGGACTTATGTCTGTGAATATGTTGGAGAAATCATATCTGATTCTGAAGCCGATCATCGCGAGGACGACTCCTATCTGTTCGACCTGGACAACAGA GATGGAGAAACGTACTGCATAGATGCAAGACGCTACGGTAATCTTGCTCGTTTCATAAACCATTCTTGTGCACCTAATCTTCTGCCTGTCCGAGTATTCGTTGAGCACCAAGATCTTCATTTTCCTAGGATCGCATTCTTTGCCAACCGAGATATTGATGCTGACGAAGAACTTGG TTTTGATTATGGCGAAAAGTTCTGGATTATAAAGTGCAAGTCATTTACTTGTACCTGTGGTGCTGAAGCCTGTCGATATTCGGAAACTACAATTCAATTCACGCTGGATAATtacagaagaaaaattcaacaggAGGAGCAGCTTGCCGCACAACTATCTTAA
- the G9a gene encoding histone-lysine N-methyltransferase EHMT2 isoform X1, which produces MSSTKDIEMSKLAATEDADCGKDEEMAGKDVAQDNVSIRKILEGMTNEFNKSLSLNKTLDIENTTSKNNKVDSILKDHERVLTHSKVVDEEPTQVDEVSEECTQSTRIKAPDFVDDPAEKVVQENDHSPEKDVFSKKDSPSKESIPRIILTFRTIDENTDDGKKTKISSCSSNLKLVPDELTNCDQIGGVSVKIETSDENSNPADKSDENEEKLESDLEIIGKIKDEDNQKETVQEETVNPLMDLIENKESDSPEKIDSSIKKVKIPEPSKIMTQPAEPNSPPKKRRVGRPRLRALSDSTEELPGPAGPKRSARRLCKESLKSTVLESAMARKEKSNYTDERKFKNEKKYSRPGRPKKIVKWKDQNKPSERKNCENRTDNSRNVTDLNGTQSDVNTSLDSSRNNTTLSDKSSNDISSEDPQNSSMDLEGMPKLSPITKTVDSSQTNTSHSTSPMTEDDMVINIESDKPFLKPIISRSRRERGRPKGSTSARKIAKVDSFNEDGSPSVAETGKNNDYPEEGTVPAKRTRRSMVPSPSPAEGQASKPESTAILNEVYTPSLLCLCQIRSQLYVTITGSGAPLYCTATDSIDNKVVGCCNEVDSNDVAMRRPSARVPFIILCRMHKERLLRHNCCPSCGLFCTQGRFVQCVNGHQYHRECEIYPNKKALCPHCGCDSSLYDVAITMRAMRKPVFIPTRRKFSKLPSAKMSFTGKGDNTKLAGRPPSPLIPPEAIKIQQPNCNADRPERYTIMSLYTSVKNGDLEKLVNVLACGYNANHTFRDYAHRTSLHIAADKGHLSCVHTLVQAGAQLDVMDKNQLTPLMLAAAKGKVDVVKYLIKIGADVTLKGEDGMTVLHMAAKSGHLDVCQIILAECKVPRTLVDSVDDGGWTSLIWACEFCHTDVARFLLEKRCDPLIRDAEQNIALHWSAFSGSSEITELLLNQGCDVNAVNVHGDTPLHIAARQDQYAVSVLLLARGAKIGETNTAGETAVNCCPSEGDTMAALRLNAKVNELTEHMWEATVKILSNDISRGKETNPIQCVNGYDSEDKPTDFLYVTENCFTSSINVDRTITSLQSCRCEDYCSSEKCLCGNISLRCWYDEEGKLIPEFNYADPPMLFECNQACDCNRITCNNRVVQHGLTQRFQLFRTKGKGWGLRTLRFILKGTYVCEYVGEIISDSEADHREDDSYLFDLDNRDGETYCIDARRYGNLARFINHSCAPNLLPVRVFVEHQDLHFPRIAFFANRDIDADEELGFDYGEKFWIIKCKSFTCTCGAEACRYSETTIQFTLDNYRRKIQQEEQLAAQLS; this is translated from the exons ATGTCCAGTACAAAAGATATCGAAATGAGTAAACTAGCAGCAACTGAGGATGCCGATTGTGGAAAAGATGAAGAAATGGCCGGCAAAGACGTGGCTCAGGACAATGTTAGCATACGAAAAATTCTCGAAGGAATGACGAACGAGTTCAACAAAAGCCTGAGCTTGAACAAAACtcttgatattgaaaatacaaCATCGAAAAATAACAAAGTTGATAGTATCCTTAAGGATCATGAGAGGGTTCTTACACATTCCAAGGTCGTTGATGAAGAACCAACACAAGTTGATGAAGTATCAGAAGAGTGCACCCAGTCTACCAGAATTAAAGCACCAGACTTCGTAGATGATCCTGCTGAAAAAGTAGTGCAAGAAAATGATCACAGCCCTGAAAAGGACGTTTTCTCGAAAAAAGATAGTCCGAGTAAAGAATCTATACCAAGAATAATATTGACATTTAGAACAATAGACGAGAACACGGATGATGGAAAAAAGACTAAAATATCCAGCTGTTCTTCCAATCTCAAGTTGGTTCCTGATGAATTGACAAATTGCGACCAAATCGGTGGTGTTTCGGTAAAGATTGAAACTTctgatgaaaattcaaatcctGCTGATAAGTCGgacgaaaatgaagaaaaacttgaatcAGATCTGGAGATAATAGGCAAAATTAAAGATGAGGATAACCAAAAGGAAACAGTACAAGAAGAGACGGTGAATCCTCTGAtggatttgattgaaaataaggAATCAGATTCTCCAGAGAAGATTGATTCGAGTatcaaaaaagtaaaaattccaGAGCCTAGTAAAATCATGACACAACCGGCAGAACCTAATTCGCCCCCTAAGAAAAGAAGGGTAGGACGTCCTAGGTTAAGAGCATTAAG CGATTCAACGGAAGAGTTGCCGGGGCCTGCAGGACCAAAACGTTCAGCTCGTCGTTTGTGCAAAGAGTCTTTGAAAAGTACTGTACTTGAGAGTGCGATGGCCCGTAAAGAGAAATCGAATTATACCGATGagcgaaaattcaaaaatgagaAGAAGTATAGCAGACCAGGAAGACCCAAAAAGATCGTTAAATGGAAAGATCAGAATAAGCCAtccgaaagaaaaaactgtgAAAATCGAACTGATAATTCTCGGAATGTTACAGACCTGAATGGTACGCAATCTGATGTAAATACCTCTTTGGATTCGTCCAGGAACAACACAACTTTGTCGGACAAAAGTTCTAACGATATTAGTTCAGAAGATCCACAGAATTCATCCATGGATCTTGAAGGAATGCCAAAATTGTCTCCAATTACAAAAACTGTAGATAGTAGTCAGACTAATACTAGTCATTCTACGAGCCCTATGACAGAAGACGATATGGTCATAAACATTGAAAGTGATAAACCTTTTTTAAAACCAATCATCAGTCGTAGTAGACGAGAACGTGGCAGGCCAAAAGGAAGCACCAGTGCTAGAAAAATAGCTAAAGTCGATTCTTTCAATGAAG ATGGATCACCATCTGTTGCAGAAACTGGAAAAAACAACGACTATCCGGAAG aaGGCACAGTTCCAGCAAAAAGAACTCGGCGTAGTATGGTTCCTAGTCCAAGTCCTGCTGAGGGTCAAGCATCAAAACCAGAATCCACGGCAATTTTGAATGAA GTGTATACACCGTCTTTATTGTGCCTGTGCCAGATACGTTCTCAATTATACGTAACAATCACAGGTTCTGGGGCCCCTCTTTATTGTACTGCGACAGATTCGATAGATAATAAAGTTGTGGGTTGCTGCAATGAAGTAGATAGCAACGACGTTGCAATGCGTAGACCTAGCGCCAGAGTGCCTTTCATAATACTATGTCGTATGCATAAGGAGCGATTGCTTAGACACAACTGCTGTCCAAGTTGTGGACTATTTTGCACACAGGGTAGGTTTGTCCAATGTGTAAATGGGCACCAGTATCACAGAGAGTGTGAAATATACCCTAATAAAAAAGCATTGTGTCCTCATTGTGGCTGCGACAGTTCATTGTACGACGTAGCAATTACTATGAGAGCAATGAGGAAACCTGTATTCATACCAACTCGGAGAAAGTTTTCCAAGTTACCATCTGCAAAAATGAGTTTTACGGGAAAAGGAGACAATACCAAACTGGCGGGTAGACCTCCCAGTCCTTTGATCCCGCCGGAAGCTATTAAAATTCAACAACCAAATTGTAATGCTGATAGACCAGAACGTTACACGATTATGAGTTTATATACGTCTGTTAAAAATGGAGATTTAGAGAAGTTGGTTAATGTATTAG CCTGTGGTTACAATGCTAATCACACGTTTCGTGATTACGCCCATCGCACAAGCTTGCACATTGCggcggataagggtcatttgtcGTGTGTCCATACCTTGGTACAAGCAGGGGCCCAGTTGGATGTCATGGACAAGAATCAGTTGACCCCGTTGATGCTGGCTGCCGCAAAGGGAAAAGTCGACGTTGTAAAATACTTAATTAAAATAGGAGCTGATGTAACATTGAAAGGTGAAGATGGTATGACGGTGTTGCATATGGCCGCTAAGTCTGGGCATTTGGATGTGTGCCAAATCATTTTAGCTGAATGCAAAGTTCCAAGAACATTAGTGG aCTCAGTGGATGATGGTGGTTGGACGAGTTTGATTTGGGCGTGTGAATTTTGTCATACAGACGTAGCTAGATTTCTACTTGAAAAACGATGTGACCCTTTGATAAGAGATGCTGAGCAGAATATAGCTTTACATTGGAGTGCATTTAGTGGAAGTTCGGAAATTACGGAACTCTTACTAAACCAGGGGTGTGATGTCAACGCTGTAAATGTTCACGGGGATACGCCACT ACATATCGCTGCCAGGCAAGATCAGTATGCTGTAAGCGTTTTACTTTTGGCACGGGGTGCCAAAATTGGAGAAACAAATACAGCTGGAGAAACTGCTGTAAATTGTTGTCCATCAGAAGGCGATACTATGGCAGCGTTGAGATTGAATGCAAAAGTGAACGAGTTAACTGAACACATGTGGGAAGCTACAGTCAAAATATTGTCGAA tgACATCTCACGAGGCAAAGAAACGAACCCCATCCAGTGCGTGAATGGGTATGACTCTGAAGACAAGCCTACCGATTTCTTGTACGTTACAGAAAACTGTTTTACAAGTAGTATAAATGTTGATCGTACAATAACGTCGCTGCAATCTTGCCGTTGCGAAGATTATTGTAGTTCCGAGAAATGCTTATGCGGGAACATAAGTCTGAGGTGTTGGTATGACGAAGAAGGAAAACTCATTCCTGAGTTCAATTATGCTG ATCCTCCCATGTTGTTTGAATGCAACCAGGCTTGCGATTGTAATCGTATAACATGTAACAATCGGGTGGTGCAACATGGCTTAACTCAGAGGTTTCAACTATTTAGGACTAAAGGAAAAGGTTGGGGTCTCAGAACGTTGCGATTCATTCTAAAAGGGACTTATGTCTGTGAATATGTTGGAGAAATCATATCTGATTCTGAAGCCGATCATCGCGAGGACGACTCCTATCTGTTCGACCTGGACAACAGA GATGGAGAAACGTACTGCATAGATGCAAGACGCTACGGTAATCTTGCTCGTTTCATAAACCATTCTTGTGCACCTAATCTTCTGCCTGTCCGAGTATTCGTTGAGCACCAAGATCTTCATTTTCCTAGGATCGCATTCTTTGCCAACCGAGATATTGATGCTGACGAAGAACTTGG TTTTGATTATGGCGAAAAGTTCTGGATTATAAAGTGCAAGTCATTTACTTGTACCTGTGGTGCTGAAGCCTGTCGATATTCGGAAACTACAATTCAATTCACGCTGGATAATtacagaagaaaaattcaacaggAGGAGCAGCTTGCCGCACAACTATCTTAA